A genomic window from Brassica oleracea var. oleracea cultivar TO1000 chromosome C8, BOL, whole genome shotgun sequence includes:
- the LOC106307809 gene encoding serine/threonine-protein kinase-like protein At3g51990 has protein sequence MGYLSCKAGSAVAVAVSSSKSAATKPPPPPTESPPEDRPKLRRFLHRDLEAATGGFSADNLLGRGSHGSVYKAVIGSRLVAVKRPSKSREISREFHNEFEILSKIRSPRFVNLLGYSADNVKDPLLVVEFMLNGSLYDVIHSDSPSSPIAISSWSKRIKIALQIAKAVHLLHSQHPPIIHRDIKSANVLMDKNLNAKLGDFGLAIRCNVEDQKVKSTPPAGTMGYLDPDYVTADRLSTKTDVFSFGILLLEIISGRKAIDVRYSPSFIVDWAIPMIKRGKIGGIYDPMIGPPVDVSVRNHLGLVAAKCVRTCREKRPGMEEVVGWLTGLTQSVRSRRWDELGIGNPCMMVETVGRPVE, from the coding sequence ATGGGTTATCTCTCGTGCAAAGCCGGATCCGCCGTCGCAGTCGCCGTCTCATCTTCCAAATCCGCCGCCACCAAACCTCCTCCTCCTCCTACCGAATCTCCCCCAGAAGACCGACCCAAACTACGCCGCTTCCTCCACCGCGACCTCGAAGCCGCGACAGGCGGATTCTCCGCCGACAACCTCCTCGGACGCGGAAGCCACGGCAGCGTCTACAAAGCCGTCATCGGCTCCCGTCTCGTCGCCGTCAAGAGACCTTCGAAATCGAGAGAAATCAGCCGCGAATTCCACAACGAGTTCGAGATCCTCTCCAAGATCCGGAGCCCTAGGTTCGTCAACCTCCTCGGCTACAGCGCCGACAACGTCAAGGATCCTCTCCTCGTCGTCGAGTTCATGCTGAACGGGAGCTTGTACGACGTGATTCACTCCGATTCGCCTTCTAGTCCAATCGCGATATCGAGCTGGAGCAAGAGAATCAAAATCGCTCTCCAGATAGCCAAGGCCGTGCACCTCCTGCACTCTCAACACCCGCCGATCATACACAGAGACATCAAATCGGCGAACGTGCTGATGGATAAGAACCTCAACGCGAAGCTTGGAGACTTCGGTTTAGCGATCAGATGCAATGTAGAGGACCAGAAAGTTAAATCGACTCCTCCAGCTGGCACCATGGGGTACCTCGACCCGGACTACGTCACGGCGGATAGGTTAAGCACTAAGACCGACGTGTTCAGCTTCGGGATCTTGCTCCTGGAGATAATCAGCGGGAGGAAGGCGATAGACGTTAGATACTCGCCGTCGTTTATAGTGGATTGGGCCATTCCGATGATAAAAAGAGGGAAGATCGGCGGGATTTATGATCCGATGATCGGGCCGCCGGTGGATGTGAGCGTGAGGAACCATCTGGGGTTGGTGGCGGCGAAGTGTGTGAGGACGTGTAGAGAGAAAAGGCCGGGGATGGAGGAAGTGGTTGGGTGGCTCACGGGGTTGACGCAGTCTGTTAGGTCGAGACGGTGGGATGAGTTGGGCATTGGGAACCCGTGTATGATGGTTGAGACGGTGGGCAGGCCCGTGGAATGA